In Paenibacillus sp. FSL M7-0420, a single genomic region encodes these proteins:
- a CDS encoding ArsR/SmtB family transcription factor, producing MDYKVTVDFAPVYECITSLNAFIGKQNHTAMDAGTSWVRQVQTQFAPVMLQRMKEVLKLTDNFSLSPYIWSCPGERTAEEFLHWFEALSPGELYDIAGQFGQSVPANLAGLRDAAAEVIRVWNDSYFSSIDPAIIEGLRQEAEARAAMLDGTNDMAIYEAATEGMRLYPSETLKQVIITPQYHARPLVISSQYDEFVFTSYSCDALPPGEGRPAAALLRLTRALSDETRLFILRQLTGRQMNFTEIVKAVQLSKSTIHYHLIALRAAGLVIVHTSGKSISYSLRLEALDDLPGHIEDYLKG from the coding sequence ATGGATTATAAAGTAACTGTGGACTTCGCGCCTGTCTATGAATGCATTACCAGCCTCAACGCTTTTATCGGCAAGCAAAATCATACGGCTATGGATGCCGGGACCTCCTGGGTCCGCCAGGTTCAGACGCAGTTCGCCCCTGTCATGCTCCAGCGTATGAAGGAGGTGCTCAAGCTCACCGATAATTTCAGTCTCTCCCCCTACATCTGGAGCTGTCCCGGAGAGCGTACGGCGGAGGAGTTCCTGCATTGGTTCGAAGCGCTGTCTCCGGGGGAGCTCTACGACATTGCAGGGCAGTTCGGGCAGAGTGTGCCTGCGAATCTTGCCGGGCTGCGGGATGCTGCGGCTGAAGTGATCCGGGTATGGAATGACAGCTATTTCAGCAGCATTGATCCGGCTATTATAGAAGGGCTGCGGCAGGAGGCCGAAGCACGGGCAGCGATGCTGGACGGCACGAATGATATGGCCATCTACGAGGCAGCCACCGAAGGGATGCGGCTCTATCCGTCGGAGACGCTGAAGCAGGTTATTATCACTCCGCAGTATCATGCCCGTCCGCTGGTCATCTCCTCTCAATATGATGAGTTTGTGTTCACCAGCTACTCCTGCGATGCACTCCCTCCCGGAGAAGGACGTCCTGCTGCCGCGCTCCTGCGGCTTACCCGGGCATTGTCGGATGAGACCCGACTGTTCATTCTCCGGCAGCTTACCGGACGTCAGATGAATTTCACGGAGATTGTGAAGGCAGTCCAGCTGTCCAAAAGCACGATCCACTACCACCTGATCGCTCTGCGCGCAGCAGGTCTGGTCATCGTTCACACCAGCGGCAAAAGTATCTCCTACAGCCTGCGGCTGGAGGCGCTGGACGATCTGCCCGGACATATTGAGGACTATCTGAAGGGGTGA